The Pithys albifrons albifrons isolate INPA30051 chromosome 13, PitAlb_v1, whole genome shotgun sequence genome has a segment encoding these proteins:
- the LOC139678046 gene encoding uncharacterized protein, which translates to MEATISPLLLFLINANCRIGAWLILRVGQHHQSCHTTWSLTSRCVFLALAQVKLQGCPSRGCRTGEPVWSFSCYSLNGVVQWKRTIGRSAHASSAQPFITPISTEALCWFPLFKLTQIFGTKTLESKLASKLLDPLRSAEPSHEISHPWASPVASHTGIPTRWHKHNNPPGGQGIPGSCCAHPSSWGSHWWAGHPWELLCPSLGAAVPISGNRCAHPWELLCPPSCRALTSGQGIPGSCCAHPWELLCPLSCRALIGGQAIPGSCCAHPGSCCAHPPAGLSLVSRPPLGTAVPTLGAAVPTPGDCCAHSGGCCALPPAGLSLVSRPPLGAAVPSLGAAVHTLGAAVPSLGTAVPTPGGCCAHSGGCCALPGGCCALPPAGLSLAGALGAPWVGNMQ; encoded by the exons ATGGAGGCCACAATTTCCcctttgttgctgtttttaattAATGCCAATTGCAGGATTGGGGCATGGCTGATCCTGAGGGTTGGCCAACACCATCAGTCTTGTCACACCACCTGGTCCTTGACATCCCGTTGTGTTTTCTTGGCCTTAGCACAGGTGAAGCTTCAAGGATGCCCCAGCAGAGGTTGTAGAACTGGAGAACCCGTGTGGAGTTTCTCCTGCTATTCCCTTAATGGAGTTGTGCAGTGGAAGAGGACTATTGGTCGCAGTGCCCACGCCAGCAGTGCCCAACCCTTCATCACACCCATTTCCACCGAGGCTTTGTGTTGGTTTCCACTCTTCAAACTGACACAGATCTTTGGCACTAAGACCTTGGAGAGCAAACTTGCCTCCAAGCTCTTGGATCCCCTCAGATCTGCTGAACCATCCCATGAGATTTCCCACCCTTGGGCGTCACCGGTGGCGTCACACACGGGGATCCCCACCCGGTGGCACAAGCACAACAACCCTCCTGGTGGGCAGGg catccctgggagctgctgtgcccatccctccTCATGGGGCTCTCATTGGTGGGCAGGgcatccctgggagctgctgtgcccatccctgggagctgctgtgcccatcTCTGGGAAccgctgtgcccacccctgggaactgctgtgcccaccctcctGCAGGGCTCTCACTAGTGGGCAGGgcatccctgggagctgctgtgcccatccctgggagctgctgtgcccactcTCCTGCAGGGCTCTCATTGGTGGGCAggccatccctgggagctgctgtgcccaccctgggagctgctgtgcccaccctcctGCAGGGCTCTCACTGGTGAGCAGGCCACCCCTGGGgactgctgtgcccaccctgggggctgctgtgcccacccctggggactgctgtgcccactctgggggctgctgtgccctccctcctgcagggctCTCACTGGTGAGCAGACCACccctgggggctgctgtgcccagcctgggggctgctgtgcacaccctgggagctgctgtgccctccctggggactgctgtgcccacccctgggggctgctgtgcccactctgggggctgctgtgccctccctgggggctgctgtgccctccctcctgcagggctCTCACTGGCTGGTGCCCTGGGTGCCCCGTGGGTGGGCAATATGCAATAA
- the GLCE gene encoding D-glucuronyl C5-epimerase isoform X2: MSFEGYNVEVRDRVKCISGVEGVPLSTQWGPQGYFYPIQIAQYGLSHYSKNLTEKAPHVEVYETGEDTERGRAAEWSVPRGCSLATVWDRARLSGVRHFSAPDTTEGVSLQLGNARDFIISFDLKFVTNGSISVVLETTEKNQLFTVHYVTNTQLIAFRDRDIYYGIGARTSWSTLTRDLLTDLRKGVGLSNTKAVKQTKIMPKRVVRLVAKGRGFLDNVTISATAHMAAFFAASDWLLRNQDERGGWPIMVTRKLGEGFKSLEPGWYSAMAQGQAMSTLVRAYLLTRDPAFLGAALRATAPYKLPAEQRGVKAVFMNRHDWYEEYPTSPSSFVLNGFMYSLIGLYDLKETAGEKLGREARLLYERGMESLKAMLPLYDTGSGTIYDLRHFMLGTAPNLARWDYHTTHINQLQLLSTIDDSPIFKEFVKRWKSYLRGGRAKHN; the protein is encoded by the exons ATGTCCTTCGAGGGCTACAACGTCGAGGTCCGAGACAGGGTCAAGTGCATCAGCGGCGTTGAAG GAGTGCCCCTCTCCACCCAGTGGGGGCCCCAGGGCTACTTCTACCCCATCCAGATCGCGCAGTACGGGCTGAGCCACTACAGCAAGAACCTGACGGAGAAGGCTCCGCACGTGGAGGTGTACGAGACGGGCGAGGACACGGAGCGCGGCCGCGCCGCCGAGTGGAGCgtgcccaggggctgctccctggcCACCGTGTGGGACAGGGCCCGGCTCAGCGGGGTCAGGCACTTCAGTGCCCCAG ACACCACCGAGGGCGTGTCCCTTCAGCTCGGCAACGCCCGCGACTTCATCATCTCCTTCGACCTCAAGTTCGTGACCAACGGGAGCATCTCGGTGGTGCTGGAGACGACGGAGAAGAACCAGCTGTTCACGGTGCACTACGTGACCAACACCCAACTCATCGCCTTCCGCGACCGCGACATCTACTACGGCATCGGCGCCCGCACCAGCTGGAGCACCCTGACCCGCGACCTGCTCACCGACCTGCGCAAGGGCGTGGGGCTCTCCAACACCAAGGCCGTGAAGCAGACCAAGATCATGCCCAAGCGCGTGGTCAGGCTGGTGGCCAAGGGCAGGGGCTTCCTGGACAACGTCACCATCTCGGCCACGGCGCACATGGCGGCGTTCTTCGCCGCCAGCGATTGGCTGCTGCGCAACCAGGACGAGCGCGGCGGGTGGCCCATCATGGTCACCAGGAAGCTTGGGGAGGGCTTCAAGTCGCTGGAGCCGGGCTGGTACTCGGCCATGGCGCAGGGCCAGGCCATGTCCACGCTGGTGCGGGCGTACCTGCTGACGCGGGACCCCGCCTTCCTGGGGGCGGCGCTCAGGGCCACCGCGCCCTACAAGCTGCCGGCGGAGCAGCGCGGGGTCAAGGCCGTGTTCATGAACCGGCACGACTGGTACGAGGAGTACCCCACCTCGCCCAGCTCCTTCGTGCTCAACGGCTTCATGTACTCCCTCATCGGGCTGTACGACCTGAAGGAGACGGCAGGCGAGAAGCTGGGCCGCGAGGCGCGGCTGCTCTACGAGCGCGGCATGGAGTCCCTCAAGGCCATGCTGCCCCTCTACGACACCGGCTCGGGCACCATCTACGACCTGCGCCACTTCATGCTGGGTACGGCCCCCAACCTGGCACGCTGGGACTACCACACCACCCACATcaaccagctgcagctcctcagcaccATCGACGACTCGCCCATCTTCAAGGAGTTCGTCAAGAGGTGGAAGAGTTACctgcggggcgggcgggcgaaGCACAACTGA
- the GLCE gene encoding D-glucuronyl C5-epimerase isoform X1, which produces MRCLAARVNHKTLLVAMALLALATVLLWNRCSPQGAGANPRGTERRGSADAEPAQRREDTAPQEQQKAPPVVAGAGRAAAPKYEEIDCVINEEHTVKGRREGSEVFLPFSWVEKYFEVYGKIAQYDGYDRFEFSHSYSKVYTQRAPYHPDGVFMSFEGYNVEVRDRVKCISGVEGVPLSTQWGPQGYFYPIQIAQYGLSHYSKNLTEKAPHVEVYETGEDTERGRAAEWSVPRGCSLATVWDRARLSGVRHFSAPDTTEGVSLQLGNARDFIISFDLKFVTNGSISVVLETTEKNQLFTVHYVTNTQLIAFRDRDIYYGIGARTSWSTLTRDLLTDLRKGVGLSNTKAVKQTKIMPKRVVRLVAKGRGFLDNVTISATAHMAAFFAASDWLLRNQDERGGWPIMVTRKLGEGFKSLEPGWYSAMAQGQAMSTLVRAYLLTRDPAFLGAALRATAPYKLPAEQRGVKAVFMNRHDWYEEYPTSPSSFVLNGFMYSLIGLYDLKETAGEKLGREARLLYERGMESLKAMLPLYDTGSGTIYDLRHFMLGTAPNLARWDYHTTHINQLQLLSTIDDSPIFKEFVKRWKSYLRGGRAKHN; this is translated from the exons ATGCGGTGCTTGGCGGCCCGGGTCAACCACAAGACTCTACTGGTGGCCATGGCGCTGCTGGCGCTGGCCACGGTGCTGCTGTGGAACCGCTGCTCGCCGCAGGGAGCCGGCGCCAACCCACGGGGCACGGAGCGCCGCGGCAGCGCCGACGCCGAGCCGGCACAGCGCCGGGAGGACACGGccccccaggagcagcagaaggccCCTCCCGTGGTGGCCGGGGCCGGCAGGGCGGCCGCGCCGAAGTACGAGGAGATTGACTGTGTGATCAATGAGGAGCACACCgtgaaaggcaggagggaaggcagcGAGGTCTTCCTGCCCTTCAGCTGGGTAGAGAAATACTTTGAGGTTTATGGGAAAATTGCTCAGTACGATGGTTATGACAGGTTTGAATTCTCTCATAGCTACTCCAAAGTTTACACACAGAGAGCCCCCTACCACCCCGACGGGGTCTTCATGTCCTTCGAGGGCTACAACGTCGAGGTCCGAGACAGGGTCAAGTGCATCAGCGGCGTTGAAG GAGTGCCCCTCTCCACCCAGTGGGGGCCCCAGGGCTACTTCTACCCCATCCAGATCGCGCAGTACGGGCTGAGCCACTACAGCAAGAACCTGACGGAGAAGGCTCCGCACGTGGAGGTGTACGAGACGGGCGAGGACACGGAGCGCGGCCGCGCCGCCGAGTGGAGCgtgcccaggggctgctccctggcCACCGTGTGGGACAGGGCCCGGCTCAGCGGGGTCAGGCACTTCAGTGCCCCAG ACACCACCGAGGGCGTGTCCCTTCAGCTCGGCAACGCCCGCGACTTCATCATCTCCTTCGACCTCAAGTTCGTGACCAACGGGAGCATCTCGGTGGTGCTGGAGACGACGGAGAAGAACCAGCTGTTCACGGTGCACTACGTGACCAACACCCAACTCATCGCCTTCCGCGACCGCGACATCTACTACGGCATCGGCGCCCGCACCAGCTGGAGCACCCTGACCCGCGACCTGCTCACCGACCTGCGCAAGGGCGTGGGGCTCTCCAACACCAAGGCCGTGAAGCAGACCAAGATCATGCCCAAGCGCGTGGTCAGGCTGGTGGCCAAGGGCAGGGGCTTCCTGGACAACGTCACCATCTCGGCCACGGCGCACATGGCGGCGTTCTTCGCCGCCAGCGATTGGCTGCTGCGCAACCAGGACGAGCGCGGCGGGTGGCCCATCATGGTCACCAGGAAGCTTGGGGAGGGCTTCAAGTCGCTGGAGCCGGGCTGGTACTCGGCCATGGCGCAGGGCCAGGCCATGTCCACGCTGGTGCGGGCGTACCTGCTGACGCGGGACCCCGCCTTCCTGGGGGCGGCGCTCAGGGCCACCGCGCCCTACAAGCTGCCGGCGGAGCAGCGCGGGGTCAAGGCCGTGTTCATGAACCGGCACGACTGGTACGAGGAGTACCCCACCTCGCCCAGCTCCTTCGTGCTCAACGGCTTCATGTACTCCCTCATCGGGCTGTACGACCTGAAGGAGACGGCAGGCGAGAAGCTGGGCCGCGAGGCGCGGCTGCTCTACGAGCGCGGCATGGAGTCCCTCAAGGCCATGCTGCCCCTCTACGACACCGGCTCGGGCACCATCTACGACCTGCGCCACTTCATGCTGGGTACGGCCCCCAACCTGGCACGCTGGGACTACCACACCACCCACATcaaccagctgcagctcctcagcaccATCGACGACTCGCCCATCTTCAAGGAGTTCGTCAAGAGGTGGAAGAGTTACctgcggggcgggcgggcgaaGCACAACTGA